The following are from one region of the Streptosporangiales bacterium genome:
- a CDS encoding extracellular solute-binding protein, with protein MTNRTGRPRILALAVALLLVICGCTISESSTDGGKVTLTFWQYYSGTQLTWLKSRVAAFEKDNPDVEINLVQVVGSQQDQKLLASVATGKTPDLFINNIVVDYPTLVGGKAMLDLTPYWNDYADKGQFPESAVWKTDGRVHNLMSYTNLLGMYYNEDILKQYGIEPPTTLDALGKAMAKVEAGGRYKGLALSGAPTVEGAWLFAPQLLGQGVDYCNWAGSQDKVSTAYERLGEWAGKGYIPKAAATWDQNAAWQQFMTGKYAFAFNGNWQLGNVKEASFEYGTERFPAPPGGESQVYPGGEGFAIGSKSEHPDLAWKFLEQAVLSPEGGKSVYTTAGSIPVRADVADAQEIKDDEFVQPFVAAAQDSANWPNNPNTANMQTSLGKAVSAVISGQDTASEGAKKATDDIAAARKKGGGDC; from the coding sequence ATGACGAACCGCACCGGGCGCCCGAGGATCCTCGCACTCGCCGTCGCGCTCCTCCTGGTGATCTGCGGCTGCACGATCTCGGAGTCCTCGACGGACGGCGGCAAGGTCACGCTGACCTTCTGGCAGTACTACTCGGGCACGCAGCTGACGTGGCTCAAGAGCCGGGTGGCGGCGTTCGAGAAGGACAACCCGGACGTCGAGATCAACCTGGTGCAGGTCGTCGGCTCGCAGCAGGACCAGAAGCTGCTCGCGTCGGTGGCGACCGGGAAGACGCCCGACCTGTTCATCAACAACATCGTCGTCGACTACCCGACGCTGGTCGGCGGCAAGGCGATGTTGGACCTCACCCCGTACTGGAACGACTACGCCGACAAGGGCCAGTTCCCGGAGAGCGCCGTCTGGAAGACCGACGGCAGGGTCCACAACCTCATGTCGTACACCAACCTGCTGGGCATGTACTACAACGAGGACATCCTGAAGCAGTACGGCATCGAGCCGCCCACCACGCTGGACGCGTTGGGGAAGGCGATGGCGAAGGTCGAGGCCGGCGGCAGGTACAAGGGCCTGGCCCTGTCCGGCGCACCCACCGTCGAGGGGGCGTGGCTGTTCGCGCCCCAGCTGCTCGGCCAGGGCGTGGACTACTGCAACTGGGCGGGCTCGCAGGACAAGGTGTCCACGGCGTACGAGCGGCTGGGTGAGTGGGCGGGTAAGGGCTACATCCCCAAGGCCGCGGCGACCTGGGACCAGAACGCCGCCTGGCAGCAGTTCATGACGGGGAAGTACGCGTTCGCGTTCAACGGCAACTGGCAGCTGGGCAACGTCAAGGAGGCCTCGTTCGAGTACGGGACCGAGCGGTTCCCCGCGCCGCCGGGAGGCGAGAGTCAGGTCTACCCGGGCGGCGAGGGGTTCGCCATCGGGTCGAAGTCGGAGCACCCGGACCTGGCGTGGAAGTTCCTGGAGCAGGCGGTGCTGTCACCCGAGGGCGGCAAGAGCGTGTACACCACGGCGGGGTCGATCCCGGTACGCGCGGACGTGGCCGACGCACAGGAGATCAAGGACGACGAGTTCGTGCAGCCGTTCGTCGCCGCCGCGCAGGACTCGGCCAACTGGCCGAACAACCCGAACACGGCGAACATGCAGACATCGCTCGGCAAGGCCGTGAGCGCGGTGATCTCCGGCCAGGACACGGCGAGCGAGGGCGCGAAGAAGGCGACAGACGACATCGCCGCGGCGCGGAAGAAGGGCGGCGGGGACTGCTGA